From the Candidatus Krumholzibacteriia bacterium genome, the window GGGCTCGATCTACGTGGCCGACGACCAGCTCGAAACCCTCCGCGCCTATGACGCCGACGGGCGCTTCGTGCGCACGATCGGCCGCAAGGGCGAGGCGCCTGGAGAGTACCTTCTCATCCTCGGCATGACGGTCCTGCCCAACGGCAACCTGGCGATCTATGACGGGCGGAACCAACGGATCACGATCTACAAGCCGGACGGTGACGCTCTCCACAACTTCCGCGTCTCGAACAGCCTGTTCGCCTCCGACATGCTGCATCATGACGTCGAGGGCAATCTCTATCTATGGTCCCGCGAGCCGGCGGGCGGCCAGTCGAACGACTGGCGAGAGTTCTTGCTCCAGGTTTCACCCACAGGCAAAACCTTGGGGCGCATCTCACTGCCCGAGGAGGAAGCCGACACGGGCAGCCTCCATCCCGCGACGCTCTGGGCCTGGAGCCCCCTGGGGTACCTCGTCGTTGGGAACAACGAGAACTACTCCCTCGAGATGCGCTTGCCCGACGCGCCCCGTCACATCACGCACCCCTACGAACCCGTGGCGGTCCTTCCCGAGGAAAGAGACC encodes:
- a CDS encoding 6-bladed beta-propeller: GSIYVADDQLETLRAYDADGRFVRTIGRKGEAPGEYLLILGMTVLPNGNLAIYDGRNQRITIYKPDGDALHNFRVSNSLFASDMLHHDVEGNLYLWSREPAGGQSNDWREFLLQVSPTGKTLGRISLPEEEADTGSLHPATLWAWSPLGYLVVGNNENYSLEMRLPDAPRHITHPYEPVAVLPEERDQWLAWDEYFRKRSLERGQPAVSHTIPARKPAFKGLCVSDDGRIWVQRYVAAEKQDVPPRAPGDKRHLFPWREPQVFDVFAPEGAFLGSIEMPRSTRVLFRRGQQLWGVRTDDDGERVVRFRIEKQ